The genomic interval CCGGCACCGGCAGCGCCAGGTCGAGCAGCAGCCATCCCAGCAGGCCCGCCGCGGACCCCGCCGCCGCGCCCCAGGCCCGTGCCGCGAGGCCGATGAGGCGGACCCGGGACGCGTACGCCTCGGCCGCCGCGTCCAGCCGCGCCGGCCGCGCGACGGCCGCCTCGGCTCCCATCGGATTCGTGTGCGCCAGGGTCATGGCAGGCCGGCGGCTTTGCGGGCGATCCAGAGGGCGGACCAGATCCCGAGGAGGCCCGCGAGCACGGAGCCGGTGTCCCACAGCGGCTCGGGCCTCGGCGGCCGCGTGCGGCTGATCGCCACGTCGTCGAGGTGGTCGATGAGGCTACGCGGGTCGGCGGGGTCGAGCACCTCCCCGCCGGTGCGGGCGGCGATCTCGCGCATCGCCGCGGCGTCGGCGGAGACCAGCGTCCGCTCCAGCCCCAGCGGCCGGACGTTGAGCAGGCGGACGACCGGCTCTTGCTCGCCGTCTCCGTCACCCGCCCACCCGCGGACGGTGTGCAGGCCGGGCTCCTCGGGCTTGAACGACAGGCTCAGCCCGTCGCGGTCCGCGGATTCTCCCGCCGCCGAAACGTCGGTCGCCGGCCGCAGCCGCGTCACCCGGCCCGAGGGCGGCGTCACCTCCACCCGCGCCGCCGCGGGCTCCACGCCGGGTCCAAGAAGCAGCCCGATGCGGACCTCCTCGCCCGGCGTCGCGGGTCCGTCGGGCATCGCCAGCCGCAGCGCCGAGGACGACGAGCCGCCGTCGGCGTCGGCCGAGCCGAACAGCAGCCCGCGGACGAGCCCGGCCCAGAGCGCGTCGTAGCGGGCGCGGGTTTCGGAAGGACCGCCCAGGCTCGTCGCGTCCGGCAGCGCCCACCGCCACAGCCCCTCGCCCAGCACCGCCAGCACCGAGCCGCGACCGACCGGCATCGCCACCAGCGCGGGCGCGGCCGGGTCGTCGGCCGCCCGCAGCAGCACCCGCGTCGCGGGCTTTGGCGAGAGCCCACGCTCCAGCCACCGCAGCGGCGGCGGGGCGGCGCGGACCGCCGCCGCCGCGGTGGCCCCGAACACACCGTCCGCGCCATCGGCCCCCTCGACGAGCGTCGTGCCCGCCCCGGTCGCGGTTCCCGCGCCCGCGACGACCGGGTCCAGCCGCGACGCCGCCGGCGTCGACAACGCCGCCGGCCGCCCGCGCGTCAGCACCAGGTGCCCGCCGCCCTCGACCCAGCCGGCAAGCGCCGCCCACTGGCCCGCCGAGAGCACGTCGTCGAGCCGCCGGCCGAGCATCACCACTTCGAAGGCGCTGAAGTCCAGCCGCTGGACGGCGTCCTCCGGGGACGGATCGTCCGCCGCGGAAGCGGTCGGAGGTCCCGCCGTTCCGCCCGCGTCCGCGCCGGACCTCAGCCGCTCCCAACGCCCCTCGGTGACCCGCGTCACCTGCTCCACCGCCACCGCCGCGTCGGCCCGCAGCGCCTGGGCGATGAACTTCGTGTCCCAGTACGGCTGGCCCTCCAGCACCAGCACCCGCAGCCGCACCGGGGCCAGCGGCACCCGCACCTCCTGGCGGTTGTTCGCCTCGGCCGCCTCGCCGTCCACCGGCACCAGCGACACCGCCAGCCGCACGCCCGTCACCCCCTCGGCCCGCTCCAGCCGCCCGTCGGGCTTCGGCCGCAGCGCCCCCATCGCCCGCAGCGCCTCCAGCGGAACCGGCACCGGCAGCGTCTGCAGCAGCGAGCGATCGGCGCGCAGATCCGCCTCGTAGAGCAGGACCTCCTCCGCCGACTCGCCCGCCTCGCCGTCCGCCCGGCCCGTCACCCGCACCGTCGACGAAGTGCCCGCCGCCGCCGCCCGCGTCGCGCTCAGCGTCACCTCCGCCGCGCCCGGCTCGCCGGCGATCCAGAAGGCGGTGGTGGGCGCCACCGACACCGCGAGGTCGAAGGGTGGCGGCGCCGCCTCGCCGACCGTCACCGTGTGGACGGCGAGCCCGCGGGTCTTTGCACGCTGCAGCCGCTCACGCAGCGCCGGACTCAACACCGCGCCTTCGGGATCGGGCGCGATCGTCTCGCGGCCGTCGGAGAGCAGCACGACGGCGGGCGCCCCGAGGGGATCGTCGGCGATCGCCGCCGGCGCGGACGCCAACGCCGCGTCCATCGCCGCGATGAGCGACGTGTCGCCCGCGTCTTCCGCGTCGCCCTCCTCCCGGATCCGCTGGTCGAAGCCGACCACGCTCACCCGCGCCCCGCGCGCCCACGCCTCGCCCCCCCCGGCCAGCGGTCCCACCCACGCCTCCTCCACGAAAGCGGCGCGGCTTTTTCCGTCGGCCGCGTCCTTGGTCGCCATCGAGCCCGACCGATCGACCACCAGCAGCACCTCCGGCCGCCGCGCCTCGCCGCTGCCGCCGGTCATCTCCTGCGGGTTGAGCGCGAGCGCGGCGAGGCCGAGGAGCAGGGCGGAGCGGGCGAGCCACTCGACGACGATCACGGCAGAACGCCCGGCGCCGAGCCCGCCGCTGCGCAGCGCCTGCACCGCCACCGCGGCGACCCAGACCAGCCCGATCCCAAGCCCGGCGGCGATGGCGGCCGGCGGCAGCGCCGGCGCGAGCGTGACGCCTTCGGGCAGCCGCAGCAGCGTCTCCAGCGGCTCAGCCATCCGGCGTCGCCCTCCGCTGCAGCAGGATCTCCGCCAGCACGAGCGCGGCGACCACCGCCGCCGCGAGGCCGAACAGCGGCGTGCCCCGCCCCGCCCGCGCCGCCGCGGACGCCTGGGCGGAGCTCATCTCCGCCCCCGCTTCGCCGCCGCCCACGCCCGCGGTCCGCGCCCAGAGCTCCGCGGCCGCGGCCGCGATCTGCTCGCGCGGCAGCCGTCGCAGGTCGCCGTGGTCGGTGGCGGCGACCGCCGCCGGAGCTTCCGCGTCCGCCTCACGCGCGCCTGCCGTCACCCGCAGCCCCAGCGCGTCGACCGCGCCGCGGACGAGCCCGACGAAGACGCCGCGTCGCGGCAGCGAGCCGCCCTCGGGCCCGACCCCGAAGCCAAACGACAGCAGGCCGCCCGCCGCGGATGCTGGAGCCTCGCCCCCGGGAGCCGCCGGCCGCCACACCGCCGCGGGCTTCCCGTCCGACCAGCGCAGCAGCACCTCGGCGTCGCCGCCGGCCTGCGCCTCTTCGGCGAGGTCCGCCCGGCCGGCCCAGCGGACGCCGCCCAGCGCCGCCCCGCCCCGGGCGTCGAGCCCCGCGAGCAGCGCCGCCGCCAGCGGCGTCGGCGCCGCGGAGGCCACCAGCTCCGGCGACGCCCGGTCCGGGTCGAAGGACTCCCAGCCGTCGTCGCCCGGGGCCGGGAACCGCACCGCCGCACCGCCGGCCGCCGCCACCGCTTCGGCCACCTCCGCCCGCCGCCCGGCCGGCGCCGCGTCCGCCGCGACGATCACCACCCGGCCGCCGTCGCCCGCCTCGCCGGCTTCCGGCGCGTTGCCCGTCCAGCTCAAGTCGAAGCGGCTCCGCTCGGCATCCGGCTCCAGCGCCCGCCACAGGTACGCCGCCGCCGTTGCGTCCGCCGCCCGCCGCAGCCGCGCCCGTGGGTCGGCCACGCTCCAAACCGTCACCGGCACCCGCCGCACCGCCGGGATCAGCAGCTCCACCGCGTCGTCGCCGGCGAGCCCGTCCGCGCCGCCGGATCCCGCCGCCAGCGCCAGCCGCACCCGCCGCGGCTCGGGCCCGCCCGCGATCAACACCGTCGATGCCGCCTCCCACGCCGCGCCCGGCCGGCCCGGGTCCTCGGCCACCGTGCCGACCGGCTCGTCGTTCACCGCGAGCGTCAGCGCCGGCGACGCGGGAGCGTGCTTGCCCTGCGACGCCCCCAGCCGGATCCGCACCTCCGCCGGCTGCGCCCCCACCGGCGGCACGACCTCCGCGACCGCCACCTGAGCGTTCGGCAGCGCCGCCGCCAGCGCCGGGACCACCGTGACGGCCGGCGTGTCCTCGCCCGCCGCCCCCGCCAGCTCCGCCGCCAGCGGCGCCCAATCTTCCGCCTGCGCGTCGGTGACCACCGCCACCCGCACCGCGGCTCCGCCCGCCCGCTCGGCCAGCTGCGCCCCCCGCACGAACGCACCCCGCCAGTCCGCCAGGCCCTCGGGTCCACCCCCCGCCGCGAGCCGCGCCGCCAGCCGCTCCCGCAGCGCCGCGAGGTTCGTCGTGAACTCCGGCAGCACCGGCTCCACGCCCGTGCCCACGACGAGCACGGCCGCCGCGTCCAGCCCCGGCGACAGGTCCGCCAGCAGTTGGTCCGCCGCGTCGGCGATCGCCTCCGCCGCCTGGACTCCCCGCGCGTCCCGCTGCGCCGTCGACCCGCTGAGATCCACGAACACCAGCAGCGAACGTCCCGCCGCGTCGGCCAGCGCCTCCCCGCCCGCCGCGGCCGCCTCGCGCGACGGCCCGCCCAGCCAGCGCGGCTGGGCGAACAGCACCGCCAGCAGCAGGACCGCCAGTGCCCGCGCCGCCAGCAGCAGGTACCGCCGCAGCCGCTCGGCCCCGGTTTCCCGCGGGCGGCTCGCTGCGAAGAAGCGGACACCCGGCACCGGCACCGCCGCTCCTGCCGGCCGCCGCAGCAGGTGGATCGCCACCGGCAGCGCCGCCGCGAGCGACGCCCACAGGAACGCAGGCGCCGCGAAGGCGATCACGGTGAACCCCCCGTTGCGCTTCCGTCGCAGATCGCCGCCGCCACCTCCCACGGCGGCGCGTCCTGCACCACCCGCCGGCAGAAGCCGCCCGCCGCCCGCACCCGCGCCGCCAGCAGGTCCGCCTCCTCCCGCACCCGCTCCCGGTACGCCTCCCGCCACCCCGCGTCCAGCCGCACGACCCGCCCGGTCTCCACGTCCCGCACCCGGGCGCGCGTCACGCCAGCCGGCGGCTCCCACTCCTGGGGGTGCAGCGTGTGGACCACCTCCACCGCGTGCCCCTGCGCGGTCAGCCCGCGGACCGCGGCCGCGAACGCCTCGTCCTGCCCACGGTCCGCGGCGAGCCCGTCGGTGAAGACCTTCACGCTCGCTCGCCTCCGCAGGCCCCGGCCGACGCCCCGCAGCCCCGCCGCCAGGTCGGCCTTGTTCAGCGGCTTGATCAGCTCGCACCCGCGGACGACCAGCCCCAGCGCCGCCGATCCCCGCAGCGGCCCGGTCCGCCGCAGGTCGTGCCCGGCCGCTCGCTGCACGACCGCCAGCTCCACCGGGTCGCGCTGGCGGACCGCCACCGCCGCGAGCAGGCACGCGACCGCCGAGGCGTGGCGCAGCTTGGTGAAGCTGCGCCACGCCGTTGAGGGATCGTCGTCTCCCGGCGACCGCCGCGACCACGGCCGCGCCGCGGCCTTCGGCTTCGGCCACCCGCTCCAGCCCATCGACGCCGACGCGTCGAGCACCAGGTGCAGCGTGAGGTCGGTCGTGTCCTCGAACATCCGCAGATACAAACGCTCGGTCCGGCCGTAGACCTTCCAATCCACGTCGCGCACGTCGTCCCCCGGCACGTACGCCCGGTACCCCGTGAAGTCGTGGGCCCGCCCGCGCCGGCGGATCCGGTGCGACCCCTGCGCCGCCCCCGCCCGCGCCGCCGCCCGCGCCGGCGGCTCCAGCGTCCGCCCGCGCAGCGTCTCCAGGCCGAGCAGCAGGACCGAGGGGCTCGGCATCACGGGCACCCGCCGCGTCTTGGCAAGAAGCCGAGGCAAGCCGCGGATGTCACGGATGAAACGGATTCAGAGGAAACGCGTTGGCCGCAACGCTCGTTTCGTCGATGGGGGCGCGAAGGATCGTGGTACCTCTTTCTCATCCCTGCGATCCGTGACATCCGCGGCTTCTCTTCTCTCGGCCCGGCGCCGCTTCACCCCAGCACGCCGAGGATCTTCTCGACAACCGCCTCCGACGTGATCCCCGAGCCCGCGGCCGAGAAGCCCGGGATCACCCGGTGCCGCAGCACGAAGGGCGCGACCTCGCGGACGTGGCCCAGCGTCGCCGCCGGCTCGCCGTCGAGCACCGCCAGCGCCTTGGCCCCCATCACCAGCGCCTGCGCCGCGCGCGGCCCCGCGCCGAAGGCGACGTGGCTCCGCACCCACGCCTCCAGCTTCTCCACCTCCGGCGTCCGCCGCCCGATCCCCACCGTCGCGTGCGGCGAGTCCTTCGGCGGCTCCGCCGGCTTCTTCTTCGCAAGCAGCCGGCTCTTCGTTTCGCCCGCCGCCCGCGCCTCCTCAAGCGTGGGGCCCGGCGTCGGCCGCGTCAGCCGCACCAGGTCCAGCGCCAGCTCCACCACGTGCTCGGGCGCCGGCACCCGCCGCACGAGCTTCTGCGCCTCCACCAGCTCGTCCATCGACGGCAGACCCTCCGCATCGATCCTCGTTCCTTCGGGCCCCGCCACGCCGGTCGTCGCCTCCACCACCCGCCGCTCGTTCGCCCGGTCCGGGTAGCCCAGCGGGCAGGAGAACAGGAACCGGTCCAGCTGCGCCTCGGGCAGCGGGTACGTGCCCTCCTGCTCGATGGGGTTCTGCGTCGCCACCACCATGAAGGGCCGCTCGATCGCGTGCCGCGTCCCCATCGCGGTCACCTGCCGCTCCTGCATCGCCTCCAGCAGCGCCGCCTGCGTCTTGGGCGGGGTCCGGTTGATCTCGTCGGCCAGCAGCAGATTCGTGAACACCGGCCCGGGAACGAAACGCATCGAGCGATGACCCTCGCCGTCCTCGTCCAGCAGCTCCATGCCGGTGATGTCCGCGGGCATCAGGTCCGGCGTGAACTGGATCCGCCGCGTGCCCCAGCCCAGCCCGTCCGCCAGCGTCCGCACCAGCAGCGTCTTGGCCAGCCCCGGCACCCCCACCAGCAGCACGTGCCCCTCGCACAGCAGCCCCGCCAGCAGCACCCGCACCGCCGTTTCCTGCCCGATCACCACCGCCCCGACCCGCTCCTGCAGCCGGCCGAGCTTCCGGGAGGCCTCGTCCAGCTGCGCCGCGTCGTCCACGCCGCGCAGGCTACCGACGCCGGTTCGCGGCGTGCGGCGGCTGGGGGTGCGGCTCGGCCCGGCCCGGCCCGGCCCGGCTCAGCCGGTCATGCGGCCGAGGAAGGCGCGGGCACGCTCGGTCCGGGGGCTCGCGAAGAACGCTCCCGCCGGTCCGGCCTCCGCGATGACGCCGCCATCGAGGAACACGGCGTGGTCGGCCACCTCGGCGGCGAAGGCGATCTCGTGGGTCACCACGACCATCGTCGTCTCGCAGGCGAGCTCGCGCATCACCGCGAGCACCTCGCCAACGGTCTCGGGGTCGAGCGCACTGGTGGGCTCGTCGAACAGCAGCGCCTTGGGACGCATCGCCAGGGCGCGGGCGATCGCGACGCGCTGCTTCTGCCCGCCGGAGAGCATCGACGGGTACGCGTCCGCCTTGTCGGCGAGGCCGACCCGCCCGAGCAGCGCCTCCGCCTCGGCGTCGGCTTGCTCTCTGGCGGCGCCGGCGATCTTCCGCGGGGCGAGCGTGATGTTCTTGCGGACGGACAGGTGCGGGAACAGGTTGAAGTGCTGGAAGACCATCCCCAGGTTCCGGCGGAGCCCGTTGAGCTTCTGCGGCGAGGCCTTGGGCTTCTCCGTGCAGAACACGCGGTCGCCGGCGACGTCGATGGTTCCGGCGTCGGGCGTTTCGAGCAGGTTCATGCAGCGGAGCAGCGTGGACTTGCCCGACCCCGACGGCCCCAGCAGCACGTTGACCGTGCCGGGCGCGACGTCGAGGTCGACGCCGCGGAGGACCTCGAGCGCACCGAAGCGCTTGGTCAGGCCGCGGACCGCGATCAGCGGATCGCCTCCGGGGCCACGGTCCGCGGCGGGGGAGGGAGGTCGGTTCATGGACGCTTCGTCCCCGCCGCCAAGCGGCGGTCCAGGAGCCCGAGGAGGCGCGAAACCGTGAAGACCAGGACGAAGTAGGTCGCGGCGATGGCGAGGTAGGTGGGGAAGACGGCGTACGTGCGGGCGGCGTAGAGCTGGCCGGTGCGGACGATCTCGGTGACGGCGATCACCGACAGCAGGCTCGTGTCCTTGAGCAGCGTGATCAGCTCGTTGCCCATCGGCGGCAGCGCCCGCACCAGCGCCTGCGGGGCCACGACGTGGCGGAAGGTGGCGAGGCGGCCCAGGCCCAGCGAGCGGGCGGCCTCGGCCTGGCCGCCGTCGATCGACCGCAGCGCAGCCCGGTAGATCTCCGAGAGGTAGGCCCCCGAGTTCAGGCCGCAGGCCAGCGTCCCCGCGACGATGGCGTCCTTCACCCAGACGCTCTCGCCGAAGCCCAGCTCGAAGCTGAAGGGCCGCCCCGTGAGCTGGATCATCAGCGCCGGCACGCCGAAGTACAGGAACAGGATCTGCACGAGCAGCGGCGTGCCGCGGATCGCGTCCACGTAGGCCAGGCACGGCCACCGCAGGAACCACAGCCCGTGCAGCCGGAGCAGCGCGATCGTGAGCCCGATGCAGATCCCGATCACCTCCGCCACCGCCGCGACGCAGACCGTGATGCCCGCCCCGCGGAGGAGCGCAGGCAAAACCGCCAGGAAGTGGTCGACCCCGGAAGGGGCCTCCGTCGCGGCTTGGGCGAGGAGGTGGAGGCTCATGCGTCGCGGGTGCGTCCCGGAGCAGCGGCCGCGGCGGTCTCAGTCCGCGGCGTCTTCCACGGCCGCGGGTGCGTCGTCCCCGAACCACCGGTCCTGGATGGTGTCGAATTGTCCCGAGGCCTTGACGTTCGCGAGGCCCGCGTTGAGCGTCTCGAGCAGCTCGGTGTTGCCCTTGCGGACGGCCATGCCGTAGTCGTCGGCGACGAGCACCTCCGGCAGGATGATGACCTTGTCCGGGCGGCTCTTGGCGTAGGTCTCGCTGACGGGCTTGTCGTTGATGACGGCGTCCACCTTGCCGGCAACCAGCGCCTCCATCGACAGCCCCACGTCCTGGAAGGTCTGCACGCCGCCGATCTTGCCCTCGGCCGCGAGCTCCTCGGCGGCCGTGGCCCCGGTCGTCCCGATGTTCACGCCGACCTGCCTGCCCGCGAGGTCGTCCACGCCCCCGATGCCGGTGTCGGGGCGGGTGGCGATGACGAGGCCGGCGTTGACGTAGGGGTCGGTGAAGTCGACGGTCTGCTGGCGCTCCTCGGTGATCGACATGCCCGAGACGGCGACGTCGATCTGGCCGCTGTTGAGCGAGGGGATCAGCGAGTCGAAGCCGACGTCGCGGAAGTCCGGCGTGAAACCCTGATCCTCGGCGATCGCCTTGAAGAGGTCGATGTCGAAGCCGACCGTGACGTCGTTCTCGTCCTTCATCTCGAACGGCGGGAAGGTCGGCTCGGTGCCGACCACGACGGTCCTGGCCGCGTCGTCGCCCCCGGTGGCGGCCGCGTCGCCGCCGCCGGCCTCGCCGCAGCCGGCGAGCGAGAGGGGGACGGCGGCGAGGGCGAGGACGGCGGGCAGGAGCTTGCGGCGGTTCATGGGGAGCTCGGCGGTGTCGCGGCGGGGCAGGCCGGGCGAGGGTAAGGGCTGCGCGGGCGTGCTTGCCCGCGGCCTCACTCGGAGCGCAGCGCGGCGGCCCGCGCGAGGGCGGCGTGCTCGCGGGTGAGCCCGAGGGTGAGTCCGGGCAGGCGGAGCTCGCCGCCGCGGGAGCGTCCCAACGCCCGAGCGGCCTCCCGCGGCAGCAGGAAGACCAGCCGCTCGTCGAGCTTCGGCGGCCGGGCGGCGTTCTGCGTGCGGATGCGCGGGTCGCTGAGCGAGCGATCGCTCAGCAGCGTGTAGCCCTCCAGCGGCAGCACGAACGCCTCGCCGTCGACGACGAGCCCGGCCGTCTCGGCGCCGGCCAGCCGCGAGCTGCGGCTGCCGAGCGTCTCGAGCACGAGCACCAGCGGATCGACGGGGCGGTCCTCCGCGGCGAGCGCCTCCCCAGGGTGGGTGAAGCCGACGGCGACCGCGTAGCGGGAGAAGCCCAAGAGGGCGCCGGACGCGGCCGCGATCCGCGCGCTGAGCACCGTGGTGCGGCCCGAGGCCGGATCGAAGACGGAGCGGAAGCGGCCTTGCTCGCGATCGACCAGCTCGCCCTTGGCGGGCAGGCCGGCGAGAGCCTCGAGGCGGCGGTTCTCGGTGGCGAGGTCCTCGCGGAGCTCGGGCGAGGGCGCGGGCGGCGGCGTCGCCGAGGCCTCCAGCCGCTCGCGCAGCGCGGCGTTCTCGGCCCGCAGCGCGGCGACCTCGGCGCGGTCGGAGGCGCAGCCGGCGAGCAGCAGCGGGGCGGCGAGGGCGGCGAGGAGCGGGCGCATCGGCCCAGTGTGCCCTCGATCAGCCGGGCGCGTGCTCCGCCTCGGTGAAGTGCCGCCACGCGTGCACGACCGCGTCGGCGACGGCGTCGACGCCCTCGCCCTTGCGGACGGCGGTCATCAGGAACGGCCCCTCGTCCCGCATCGTGGCCGCGTCGTCGCGCATCACCGCCAGGTCGGCGCCGACGGCGTCGGCGAGGTCGATCTTGTTGATGACGAGCAGGTCGCTCTGGGTGATGCCCGGCCCGCCCTTGCGGGGCACCTTGTCGCCGCCGGCGACGTCGATCACGTAGATCGTGAAGTCGGCCAGCTCGCGGCTGAAGTGCGCGGCGAG from Phycisphaera mikurensis NBRC 102666 carries:
- a CDS encoding vWA domain-containing protein — protein: MAEPLETLLRLPEGVTLAPALPPAAIAAGLGIGLVWVAAVAVQALRSGGLGAGRSAVIVVEWLARSALLLGLAALALNPQEMTGGSGEARRPEVLLVVDRSGSMATKDAADGKSRAAFVEEAWVGPLAGGGEAWARGARVSVVGFDQRIREEGDAEDAGDTSLIAAMDAALASAPAAIADDPLGAPAVVLLSDGRETIAPDPEGAVLSPALRERLQRAKTRGLAVHTVTVGEAAPPPFDLAVSVAPTTAFWIAGEPGAAEVTLSATRAAAAGTSSTVRVTGRADGEAGESAEEVLLYEADLRADRSLLQTLPVPVPLEALRAMGALRPKPDGRLERAEGVTGVRLAVSLVPVDGEAAEANNRQEVRVPLAPVRLRVLVLEGQPYWDTKFIAQALRADAAVAVEQVTRVTEGRWERLRSGADAGGTAGPPTASAADDPSPEDAVQRLDFSAFEVVMLGRRLDDVLSAGQWAALAGWVEGGGHLVLTRGRPAALSTPAASRLDPVVAGAGTATGAGTTLVEGADGADGVFGATAAAAVRAAPPPLRWLERGLSPKPATRVLLRAADDPAAPALVAMPVGRGSVLAVLGEGLWRWALPDATSLGGPSETRARYDALWAGLVRGLLFGSADADGGSSSSALRLAMPDGPATPGEEVRIGLLLGPGVEPAAARVEVTPPSGRVTRLRPATDVSAAGESADRDGLSLSFKPEEPGLHTVRGWAGDGDGEQEPVVRLLNVRPLGLERTLVSADAAAMREIAARTGGEVLDPADPRSLIDHLDDVAISRTRPPRPEPLWDTGSVLAGLLGIWSALWIARKAAGLP
- a CDS encoding BatA domain-containing protein, producing the protein MIAFAAPAFLWASLAAALPVAIHLLRRPAGAAVPVPGVRFFAASRPRETGAERLRRYLLLAARALAVLLLAVLFAQPRWLGGPSREAAAAGGEALADAAGRSLLVFVDLSGSTAQRDARGVQAAEAIADAADQLLADLSPGLDAAAVLVVGTGVEPVLPEFTTNLAALRERLAARLAAGGGPEGLADWRGAFVRGAQLAERAGGAAVRVAVVTDAQAEDWAPLAAELAGAAGEDTPAVTVVPALAAALPNAQVAVAEVVPPVGAQPAEVRIRLGASQGKHAPASPALTLAVNDEPVGTVAEDPGRPGAAWEAASTVLIAGGPEPRRVRLALAAGSGGADGLAGDDAVELLIPAVRRVPVTVWSVADPRARLRRAADATAAAYLWRALEPDAERSRFDLSWTGNAPEAGEAGDGGRVVIVAADAAPAGRRAEVAEAVAAAGGAAVRFPAPGDDGWESFDPDRASPELVASAAPTPLAAALLAGLDARGGAALGGVRWAGRADLAEEAQAGGDAEVLLRWSDGKPAAVWRPAAPGGEAPASAAGGLLSFGFGVGPEGGSLPRRGVFVGLVRGAVDALGLRVTAGAREADAEAPAAVAATDHGDLRRLPREQIAAAAAELWARTAGVGGGEAGAEMSSAQASAAARAGRGTPLFGLAAAVVAALVLAEILLQRRATPDG
- a CDS encoding DUF58 domain-containing protein, with the protein product MPRLLAKTRRVPVMPSPSVLLLGLETLRGRTLEPPARAAARAGAAQGSHRIRRRGRAHDFTGYRAYVPGDDVRDVDWKVYGRTERLYLRMFEDTTDLTLHLVLDASASMGWSGWPKPKAAARPWSRRSPGDDDPSTAWRSFTKLRHASAVACLLAAVAVRQRDPVELAVVQRAAGHDLRRTGPLRGSAALGLVVRGCELIKPLNKADLAAGLRGVGRGLRRRASVKVFTDGLAADRGQDEAFAAAVRGLTAQGHAVEVVHTLHPQEWEPPAGVTRARVRDVETGRVVRLDAGWREAYRERVREEADLLAARVRAAGGFCRRVVQDAPPWEVAAAICDGSATGGSP
- a CDS encoding AAA family ATPase, which gives rise to MDDAAQLDEASRKLGRLQERVGAVVIGQETAVRVLLAGLLCEGHVLLVGVPGLAKTLLVRTLADGLGWGTRRIQFTPDLMPADITGMELLDEDGEGHRSMRFVPGPVFTNLLLADEINRTPPKTQAALLEAMQERQVTAMGTRHAIERPFMVVATQNPIEQEGTYPLPEAQLDRFLFSCPLGYPDRANERRVVEATTGVAGPEGTRIDAEGLPSMDELVEAQKLVRRVPAPEHVVELALDLVRLTRPTPGPTLEEARAAGETKSRLLAKKKPAEPPKDSPHATVGIGRRTPEVEKLEAWVRSHVAFGAGPRAAQALVMGAKALAVLDGEPAATLGHVREVAPFVLRHRVIPGFSAAGSGITSEAVVEKILGVLG
- a CDS encoding amino acid ABC transporter ATP-binding protein; this encodes MNRPPSPAADRGPGGDPLIAVRGLTKRFGALEVLRGVDLDVAPGTVNVLLGPSGSGKSTLLRCMNLLETPDAGTIDVAGDRVFCTEKPKASPQKLNGLRRNLGMVFQHFNLFPHLSVRKNITLAPRKIAGAAREQADAEAEALLGRVGLADKADAYPSMLSGGQKQRVAIARALAMRPKALLFDEPTSALDPETVGEVLAVMRELACETTMVVVTHEIAFAAEVADHAVFLDGGVIAEAGPAGAFFASPRTERARAFLGRMTG
- a CDS encoding amino acid ABC transporter permease; translated protein: MSLHLLAQAATEAPSGVDHFLAVLPALLRGAGITVCVAAVAEVIGICIGLTIALLRLHGLWFLRWPCLAYVDAIRGTPLLVQILFLYFGVPALMIQLTGRPFSFELGFGESVWVKDAIVAGTLACGLNSGAYLSEIYRAALRSIDGGQAEAARSLGLGRLATFRHVVAPQALVRALPPMGNELITLLKDTSLLSVIAVTEIVRTGQLYAARTYAVFPTYLAIAATYFVLVFTVSRLLGLLDRRLAAGTKRP
- a CDS encoding basic amino acid ABC transporter substrate-binding protein, with amino-acid sequence MNRRKLLPAVLALAAVPLSLAGCGEAGGGDAAATGGDDAARTVVVGTEPTFPPFEMKDENDVTVGFDIDLFKAIAEDQGFTPDFRDVGFDSLIPSLNSGQIDVAVSGMSITEERQQTVDFTDPYVNAGLVIATRPDTGIGGVDDLAGRQVGVNIGTTGATAAEELAAEGKIGGVQTFQDVGLSMEALVAGKVDAVINDKPVSETYAKSRPDKVIILPEVLVADDYGMAVRKGNTELLETLNAGLANVKASGQFDTIQDRWFGDDAPAAVEDAAD